GGAAGCCGTCCGCGGGCGGCACATATGCTTCGTCTCCCGCCGGCGGATCGCCGCGCAGCGCGAGGATATTCTCCACCCCTAAAGCCTGCAACTTGTCGAGCACCGCGTCGATCGTCGCCGCCGTCGCCCCCACGCACGTCAGGTGGGCCACAGTCTCCATGCCGTAACCGTTCTTCACCTTATCGACGATCTCTATCGACCGCGCCGAGCTCGAACCGCCCGCCCCGTAAGTCACACTGATATAAGCGGGGTTTAGCCCCTTCAGCTCCTCCAGCGTGGCGAAAACGGTATCGAGCGGGAAATCGGGCTTCGGCGGGAAAATCTCGAACGAAATGACCGGTTTCCCGGTAAACAGCTCGCGAATCTTCATCGTGTTACCCCCGTCCGTCCGGTAAATAAATATGTAATAGGGGAATAATAACCCGCGACCGCCTATTTTGTCAAGACAAATTCCGCCAAAAACGCCGAAAAAAAGCCGAGGAGGTGGCTAAAAAATGGTCAAGCCCCGCAACCCCGAAAAAGACCCCGCGGCTGACAGAGCCAACGCGCGGGAAGGCTACGGCGCCGGTAACCCCGAACCGGCCCAATTCAAAGCGGGAGTAGGCAAAAACGGCAAAAAACGCTCCTGAGGCGTGTTTACGGGCGCATTCTGGACAGACTATATTGCCGGAGGTGAAAGTATGGGCTTCAAAGACCTGCCGGGCGGCCAGAACGCCAAGGCCAAAAACAGCCGCGCCGAACTCGCCGGCGAAATATCCCCCCCGAAAAAAGAATCCCCCAAAGACAAATGATCTCTCCCACGGGGCGGCCCAGGCCGCCCCGTTCTGTTTTCCGGACCTGCGACAGGAAAATGTAGATTTATGTCGAACGGAATTCTGGTATAAACGTTAATCCCGCGCTCAGGGGGTTAGTATGCAGCATCCGATTGCCGACAAGCACGCAGCCGCCGGAAACCGCTCAGGGTTCGCGGCCCAGTTGCTCCAATTCCTTTTCCGCACCAGCAGAGACCTGCTCTTCGTCGTCGAATACCACGGCCCCGATAAACCGGCCGTCCTCACGGATGTAAACGATATCGCCTGCGAGAGGCTCGGCTACACCCGCCGGGAACTGATCGACCTCTACCCCGGCGGCGTCATGACCCCCGAAACGGCGGCCAAGCTGCCCTCGGTCCGGGCCAGGCTGCTTGAAGGGGAAGCCGTACGGGAGGACTTGATCCTCGTCGCGAAAAACGGCGCGACGATACCAGCCGAACTCAACGCCGACCTCATCAACTACCGGGGTAAAAAAGTCATCCTCGGCATCTGCCGCGACATCTCCGACCAGCAGAGTCTGGAAGGCGCCTGGCACGGCCTCCTGAAAGGCCTCGAAACCGAAGTTGCCCAGCGCACCGCCGAACTCATGGACATCAACCGCCAGCTCCAGGCGGAAATCCTCGAACGGGCCGGCGCCGAGGAAGCGCTGGCCGAAAAAGAACGGCAGCTCCGCCTCATCACCGACAACATGCTCGACATCGTCGTCCAGGTCGACCCTGCCGGCGTTATAAAGTTTGTCAGTCCCTCCTGCTACACCATGCTCGGCCACCAACCCTCCGCCGTTCTCGGCAAACCCATGCTCGACTTCATCCACCCCGACGATGTTGAATTCGTCAGCGCCGATTTCCGGCAGATACTGAACAACGGCGCCCCGATCGGCGCCCAATACCGGGTGCGTCATGCCGCCGGCCATTGGGTATGGGCGGAGAGCATCTCCAAAAGCATAATTGACGAGCAGGGCAACATCCTGGGGACGGTCACCTGCTGCCGGGACATAACCAGCCGCAAACGCATCGAGCAACAGCTCAAATACCAGGCCATCCGCGACCCTATCACCGGCCTCCACAATCGCACCTACTTCGAAATCGAGATGGCCCGCCTCACCAACCCCGAACTCCAGCCTGTCGGCCTCATCATCTGCGACCTCGACGGCCTAAAATACATCAACGACACCCTCGGACACGATGTCGGCGACCAACTGCTCGCCAACCTCGCCGACCTCATCCGCGACCCCTTCAGCGACGACGAAGTCGTCGCCCGCATCGGCGGCGACGAATTCGCCGTCATCCTCCCCCAAGCCGACGAAGCCTCGC
The sequence above is a segment of the Sporomusaceae bacterium genome. Coding sequences within it:
- a CDS encoding PAS domain S-box protein; protein product: MQHPIADKHAAAGNRSGFAAQLLQFLFRTSRDLLFVVEYHGPDKPAVLTDVNDIACERLGYTRRELIDLYPGGVMTPETAAKLPSVRARLLEGEAVREDLILVAKNGATIPAELNADLINYRGKKVILGICRDISDQQSLEGAWHGLLKGLETEVAQRTAELMDINRQLQAEILERAGAEEALAEKERQLRLITDNMLDIVVQVDPAGVIKFVSPSCYTMLGHQPSAVLGKPMLDFIHPDDVEFVSADFRQILNNGAPIGAQYRVRHAAGHWVWAESISKSIIDEQGNILGTVTCCRDITSRKRIEQQLKYQAIRDPITGLHNRTYFEIEMARLTNPELQPVGLIICDLDGLKYINDTLGHDVGDQLLANLADLIRDPFSDDEVVARIGGDEFAVILPQADEASLAAARGRINATIEAYNSKNPTIPLCVSVGTAITGPTLSIHGLFKEADNSMYREKLLSQHSSRSSVVQALKKALEVRDFVTEGHATRLRDLTLRLAKACGFPDYKHTDLCLFAEFHDIGKVGIPDHILFKPEQLTLGELKVMRSHAEIGHRIAISTPDLEPIADWILKHHEWWNGKGYPLGLKGAKIPIECRMLAIADAYDAMTNDRPYRKAIPPAEALAEIKRCAGTQFDPDLAEQFALLLAPA